Within Winogradskyella helgolandensis, the genomic segment GGATTATTATACAGAAATCAATGGACAAAGATTGATGGCGGACCAGAAACAGGAACATTTTTCGGTCATGCACCTATTAGTGATAAGCTTGGCTTAGGGGTGTCTCTTATTTCAGATCAAATTGGTCCGGTTAAAGAAACCAATGCTTATATAGATTTGTCGTACACATTGCAATTAGGTGGTGAACACCGTTTAGCATTTGGCGTAAAAGCGGGAGCTACATTTCATGATATAGGTTTAAACTCTGGTGTAGATGTGGTGGATAATACGGACCCATTTTTTGCACAAGACATTAATACGACAACACCTAATATCGGAGCAGGGTTCTTTTACTATACTGATAAATATTATGTTTCCTTATCTGTACCAAATTTATTGTCATCAGTACATTTAGATGCTGATGGTTATAAAATAGGATCTGAAACGCAACACTATTTCTTAACTGGTGGTTACGTGTTCGATTTATCACCAAATACAGAGTTGAAGCCATCAGTAATGGTGAAGTCTGCATTTGATGCACCAACATCATTCGATGTTAACGTCAATGCGAGATTCTACAAAAAATTCGAAATTGGAGCGTCATATCGATTAGATGATTCATTTTCTGGTTTAGTTAATTTTGCTTTATCACCGTCTATAAGAGTAGGATATGCATATGATGCCATCTCTTCAGATATTAAAGCATATGCACCTGCATCTCATGAGATCATGTTATTATTTGATCTTAATTTTGCAAAACGTGTTTCTCGTTCACCTAGATACTTTTAATCAGTTAAGCTAAATCAATTATGAAAAACTATAAAACATTATTATTAATTACGTTGATGAGTGGTTTTTGCCTAACTGCTCAAAATAAAGACACTAAAAAAGCAGACAAGCAATTTGCACAATACGAATTTGTAAAAGCCGCAGAAAGCTACAACAAGCTCGTAGACAATGGTAAAGCTGATGCTTATGTATACGGACAACTTGCTGAAAGTTATTATAACATTTTTAATACTGAGGCAGCTGAACGTTGGTATGCTAAAGCATTAGAAACATCTGATAACCCAGAAATGGTGTACAAGTACTCACAAATGCTAAAAGCAAATGGTAAGTATGACGAATCTAACAAACAGATGGATAAATTTGCAACGCTACGTCCTTCAGATGACAGAGCTACAGCTTATAGAAAAAACCCTGATTACCTTCCTAAGATTTTAGAACAAGGTAAAAAGTTTAATGTTCAAAATGCAGATTTCAATTCTGAACAATCTGATTTTGGTGGTACTATGAGTGAAGGTAAATTATACATCACATCGGGTCGTAACGATAGTCGTAAAACTTATGGATGGAACGATCAGCCGTTTTTAGATATTTATACAATTACTAAAAATACTGACGGAACATACCAAGAAGCAACTTTAGCAAATAATAAAATCAATACGAGATACCACGAAGGTTTAGTATCGTTTTCTCCAGATGGTAAAACCATGTATTTTTCTAGAGAAAGTTATTACGAAAAAGATTTTCAAAAGGATTCTTTAAGCAGTACAAAATTCAGTCAACTTTATTTATTTAAAGCGACTAAATTAGGTGATGATTGGGATACTATAGAAGCATTAGCTGTTAATAGTGAAAATTACTCAGTTAAAAATCCTTCTGTAAGTACTGATGGGAAAACCTTATATTTTTCTTCGAATATGCCAGAAGGTTTTGGTGGATTTGATATTTATAAAGCACCAATAAACGATGATGGTACATTAGGTGAAGCTGAAAACTTAGGTCAAAAAGTAAATACTGAAGGTCAAGAAATGTTCCCATACATTAGTAGTAACAACACTTTATATTTCTCTTCAAACGGACATTTAGGACTTGGTGGATTAGACGTCTTTTATACAAAAGTAATTGACGGTAAAATAGCGCCTGTACGTAATGTAGGTATTCCTATTAACAGTAATGCTGATGATTTTGCTTTCTCTATTGATGAAGAGAATGATGAAGGGTTTGTATCTTCCAACAGAACTGGTGGAAAAGGTAGCGACGATATTTACGCATTTAAAAAACTACAACCACTTTGTGATGTACTAATTAGTGCTACTGTTTTAGATGATAAAACACGTGAACCTATTAGTGGAGCAGCAGTTTCATTATTTGATGCAGAAGGAAACAAAGTCGTTTCAAAAACAACTAATGAAGAAGGTGTTGCTGAATTTATCGTGGAATGTGAAGAAGATTCAGAACTTGAAGTTGTAATGGATGGCTTTGATAGTAAAAAAGTGCAAGTTAAAGGTTCTAATGACGAAGAAAATAATGTTCAAATTTCTTTAGACCCTATTGAAAAGTTAATCGTAGATGAATCAATTAATTTAGCACCAATTTTCTTCGAATTTGATGAGTCAAATATTACAGCACAAGCGGCTTTTGAATTAGACAAATTAGTTCAGATAATGAATAAATATCCTGAAATGGTTATTGAAGCAACATCACATACAGATAATAGAGGAACCGATACTTATAATAACGGACTTTCTGATCGCAGAGCTAAAACGACGGTTCAGTATGTAATTTCTAAAGGTATTGATGAAGCTCGTATTTCTGGAACAGGTAAAGGTGAAACAGAACCAAAAGTAGATTGTTCAGGTGGTTGTACAAAAGCACAACATGCAGAAAATAGACGCTCAGAGTTTATTGTTGTTAGTGGGATGCGCTTATGATATAGTGTCTAATTTTTAACACGTTAATAAGCAATCTGAGTCATTTTTATTTTGATAAAATTGACAGGTTACTCAGTCTGTGATTTAATTAATTCTTAAGTTTAAAAAGTTATGTTTTATAATTCAGAACGGACTAGTAAAAAAAGCCTAAATTCTGATATTGATTTTCGTCGTTGTTTAAAATTTGAACTAATCGAATTTTGTAAAGAAAATGATTTATCTACCCAAGGAAGTAAGGTAAAAATAAGAGAGAGAATCGAAAACTTTTTAAATAAAAAATCAAAAAAGAATATCAAGAGTTATTCCCTTAAAA encodes:
- a CDS encoding PorP/SprF family type IX secretion system membrane protein — encoded protein: MKKLSIIAVLLLAFQMHGQQDPQYTQYMYNMNIINPAYAGSKENLSFGLLYRNQWTKIDGGPETGTFFGHAPISDKLGLGVSLISDQIGPVKETNAYIDLSYTLQLGGEHRLAFGVKAGATFHDIGLNSGVDVVDNTDPFFAQDINTTTPNIGAGFFYYTDKYYVSLSVPNLLSSVHLDADGYKIGSETQHYFLTGGYVFDLSPNTELKPSVMVKSAFDAPTSFDVNVNARFYKKFEIGASYRLDDSFSGLVNFALSPSIRVGYAYDAISSDIKAYAPASHEIMLLFDLNFAKRVSRSPRYF
- a CDS encoding OmpA family protein — translated: MKNYKTLLLITLMSGFCLTAQNKDTKKADKQFAQYEFVKAAESYNKLVDNGKADAYVYGQLAESYYNIFNTEAAERWYAKALETSDNPEMVYKYSQMLKANGKYDESNKQMDKFATLRPSDDRATAYRKNPDYLPKILEQGKKFNVQNADFNSEQSDFGGTMSEGKLYITSGRNDSRKTYGWNDQPFLDIYTITKNTDGTYQEATLANNKINTRYHEGLVSFSPDGKTMYFSRESYYEKDFQKDSLSSTKFSQLYLFKATKLGDDWDTIEALAVNSENYSVKNPSVSTDGKTLYFSSNMPEGFGGFDIYKAPINDDGTLGEAENLGQKVNTEGQEMFPYISSNNTLYFSSNGHLGLGGLDVFYTKVIDGKIAPVRNVGIPINSNADDFAFSIDEENDEGFVSSNRTGGKGSDDIYAFKKLQPLCDVLISATVLDDKTREPISGAAVSLFDAEGNKVVSKTTNEEGVAEFIVECEEDSELEVVMDGFDSKKVQVKGSNDEENNVQISLDPIEKLIVDESINLAPIFFEFDESNITAQAAFELDKLVQIMNKYPEMVIEATSHTDNRGTDTYNNGLSDRRAKTTVQYVISKGIDEARISGTGKGETEPKVDCSGGCTKAQHAENRRSEFIVVSGMRL